A single genomic interval of Mangifera indica cultivar Alphonso chromosome 5, CATAS_Mindica_2.1, whole genome shotgun sequence harbors:
- the LOC123217160 gene encoding L-galactono-1,4-lactone dehydrogenase, mitochondrial isoform X1, whose product MLRAFSLRRTLHLHLRPLKPVKDPLPLVRPLSTASSPSDAEIRKYLGYAALLLFSGAATYYSFPFSDSAKHKKAQLFRYAPLPEDLQTVSNWSGTHEVQTRNFHQPENIQELENLVKESNEKRAKIRPVGSGLSPNGIALTRAGMVNLALMDEVLEIDKEKKIVVVQAGITVQALVDKIKQYGLTLQNFASIREQQIGGIIQVGAHGTGANLPPIDEQVISLKLVTPAKGTIEVSKEKDPELFYLARCGLGGLGVVAEVTLQCVERQELVEHTSVSSIKEIKKNHKKLLSENKHVKYLYIPYTDTVVVVRCNPVSKWKGPPKSKPQYTTDEAIQHIRDLYRESLANYRADSDESDINELSFTELRDKLLALDPLNKEHVVKVNKAEAEFWKKSEGYRVGWADEILGFDCGGQQWVSETCFPVGTLAKPSMKDLEYIDKLKQLIEKEDIPAPAPIEQRWTARSRSLMSPAYSPAEDEIFSWVGIIMYLPTMDARQRKDITEEFFHYRHLTQTQLWDQYSAYEHWAKIEVPKDKEELAALQSRLRKRFPVDSYNKARKELDPNRILSNNILEKLFPLSDSA is encoded by the exons atgctAAGAGCTTTCTCTCTCAGGCGCACACTCCATCTTCATCTCAGACCTCTCAAGCCAGTAAAAGATCCACTACCCTTGGTACGCCCACTATCAACTGCCTCCTCCCCCTCTGACGCCGAAATTCGTAAATATCTGGGCTATGCGGCGCTTCTGCTCTTCTCTGGTGCCGCCACTTACTATTCCTTTCCATTTTCCGATTCCGCCAAACACAAAAAGGCCCAACTCTTTCGCTACGCTCCATTGCCTGAAGACCTTCAGACTGTCTCCAACTGGAGCGGCACTCACGAGGTCCAGACTCGCAACTTTCACCAGCCTGAGAATATCCAAGAACTGGAGAATTTAGTCAAAGAGTCTAATGAGAAGCGGGCTAAGATCCGGCCCGTGGGCTCCGGACTCTCTCCTAATGGGATCGCGCTAACTCGGGCTGGGATGGTGAATTTGGCCCTGATGGATGAGGTGTTGGAGATTGATAAGGAGAAGAAGATAGTGGTAGTTCAGGCTGGAATTACAGTTCAGGCGTTGGTGGATAAGATTAAGCAATATGGCCTTACGCTTCAGAATTTTGCTTCCATTCGAGAGCAGCAAATTGGTGGCATCATTCAG GTTGGCGCACATGGCACTGGTGCAAATTTGCCTCCTATTGATGAGCAAGTCATCAGCTTGAAATTGGTCACTCCTGCCAAAGGAACAATTGAGGTTTCAAAAGAGAAAGATCCAGAGCTCTTCTATTTGGCTCGTTGCGGTCTTGGCGGCCTTGGAGTTGTTGCTGAAGTCACCCTTCAGTGTGTTGAGAGACAAGAACTTGTAGAGCACACATCTGTCTCAAGtataaaagagattaaaaaaaatcacaa GAAATTATTATCTGAGAATAAGCATGTGAAGTACCTCTATATTCCATATACTGACACGGTTGTGGTTGTAAGGTGCAACCCTGTTTCAAAATGGAAAGGTCCTCCGAAATCAAAACCACAATATACTACTGATGAAGCTATACAACACATTCGAGACCTTTACAGGGAGTCCCTCGCAAACTATAG AGCTGACAGTGATGAATCAGACATAAATGAGCTTTCTTTTACCGAGCTAAGAGATAAACTGCTCGCACTTGATCCACTTAACAAAGAACATGTCGTAAAGGTTAATAAAGCTGAGGCTGAATTTTGGAAGAAGTCAGAGGGATACAGAGTTGGATGGGCTGATGAAATTTTGGGGTTTGATTGTGGTGGGCAACAGTGGGTATCAGAAACTTGCTTTCCTGTTGGAACCCTTGCCAAACCGAGCATGAAAGACCTTGAATACATCGACAAGCTGAAGCAACTGATAGAGAAGGAAGATATACCTGCACCTGCGCCTATAGAGCAACGCTGGACAGCACGCAGTCGGAGCCTCATGAGTCCAGCTTATAGCCCTGCTGAGGATGAGATTTTCTCATGG GTTGGTATAATTATGTACCTCCCCACCATGGATGCTCGCCAGAGAAAGGACATAACTGAAGAATTCTTCCACTACAGGCATCTGACTCAAACACAGTTGTGGGATCAATATTCTGCTTATGAGCATTGGGCTAAGATTGAG
- the LOC123217160 gene encoding L-galactono-1,4-lactone dehydrogenase, mitochondrial isoform X2: MLRAFSLRRTLHLHLRPLKPVKDPLPLVRPLSTASSPSDAEIRKYLGYAALLLFSGAATYYSFPFSDSAKHKKAQLFRYAPLPEDLQTVSNWSGTHEVQTRNFHQPENIQELENLVKESNEKRAKIRPVGSGLSPNGIALTRAGMVNLALMDEVLEIDKEKKIVVVQAGITVQALVDKIKQYGLTLQNFASIREQQIGGIIQVGAHGTGANLPPIDEQVISLKLVTPAKGTIEVSKEKDPELFYLARCGLGGLGVVAEVTLQCVERQELVEHTSVSSIKEIKKNHKCNPVSKWKGPPKSKPQYTTDEAIQHIRDLYRESLANYRADSDESDINELSFTELRDKLLALDPLNKEHVVKVNKAEAEFWKKSEGYRVGWADEILGFDCGGQQWVSETCFPVGTLAKPSMKDLEYIDKLKQLIEKEDIPAPAPIEQRWTARSRSLMSPAYSPAEDEIFSWVGIIMYLPTMDARQRKDITEEFFHYRHLTQTQLWDQYSAYEHWAKIEVPKDKEELAALQSRLRKRFPVDSYNKARKELDPNRILSNNILEKLFPLSDSA, from the exons atgctAAGAGCTTTCTCTCTCAGGCGCACACTCCATCTTCATCTCAGACCTCTCAAGCCAGTAAAAGATCCACTACCCTTGGTACGCCCACTATCAACTGCCTCCTCCCCCTCTGACGCCGAAATTCGTAAATATCTGGGCTATGCGGCGCTTCTGCTCTTCTCTGGTGCCGCCACTTACTATTCCTTTCCATTTTCCGATTCCGCCAAACACAAAAAGGCCCAACTCTTTCGCTACGCTCCATTGCCTGAAGACCTTCAGACTGTCTCCAACTGGAGCGGCACTCACGAGGTCCAGACTCGCAACTTTCACCAGCCTGAGAATATCCAAGAACTGGAGAATTTAGTCAAAGAGTCTAATGAGAAGCGGGCTAAGATCCGGCCCGTGGGCTCCGGACTCTCTCCTAATGGGATCGCGCTAACTCGGGCTGGGATGGTGAATTTGGCCCTGATGGATGAGGTGTTGGAGATTGATAAGGAGAAGAAGATAGTGGTAGTTCAGGCTGGAATTACAGTTCAGGCGTTGGTGGATAAGATTAAGCAATATGGCCTTACGCTTCAGAATTTTGCTTCCATTCGAGAGCAGCAAATTGGTGGCATCATTCAG GTTGGCGCACATGGCACTGGTGCAAATTTGCCTCCTATTGATGAGCAAGTCATCAGCTTGAAATTGGTCACTCCTGCCAAAGGAACAATTGAGGTTTCAAAAGAGAAAGATCCAGAGCTCTTCTATTTGGCTCGTTGCGGTCTTGGCGGCCTTGGAGTTGTTGCTGAAGTCACCCTTCAGTGTGTTGAGAGACAAGAACTTGTAGAGCACACATCTGTCTCAAGtataaaagagattaaaaaaaatcacaa GTGCAACCCTGTTTCAAAATGGAAAGGTCCTCCGAAATCAAAACCACAATATACTACTGATGAAGCTATACAACACATTCGAGACCTTTACAGGGAGTCCCTCGCAAACTATAG AGCTGACAGTGATGAATCAGACATAAATGAGCTTTCTTTTACCGAGCTAAGAGATAAACTGCTCGCACTTGATCCACTTAACAAAGAACATGTCGTAAAGGTTAATAAAGCTGAGGCTGAATTTTGGAAGAAGTCAGAGGGATACAGAGTTGGATGGGCTGATGAAATTTTGGGGTTTGATTGTGGTGGGCAACAGTGGGTATCAGAAACTTGCTTTCCTGTTGGAACCCTTGCCAAACCGAGCATGAAAGACCTTGAATACATCGACAAGCTGAAGCAACTGATAGAGAAGGAAGATATACCTGCACCTGCGCCTATAGAGCAACGCTGGACAGCACGCAGTCGGAGCCTCATGAGTCCAGCTTATAGCCCTGCTGAGGATGAGATTTTCTCATGG GTTGGTATAATTATGTACCTCCCCACCATGGATGCTCGCCAGAGAAAGGACATAACTGAAGAATTCTTCCACTACAGGCATCTGACTCAAACACAGTTGTGGGATCAATATTCTGCTTATGAGCATTGGGCTAAGATTGAG